One Candida dubliniensis CD36 chromosome 1, complete sequence genomic region harbors:
- a CDS encoding CDP-diacylglycerol-serine o-phosphatidyltransferase, putative (Similar to S. cerevisiae CHO1;~Similar to C. albicans CHO1), translating into MSDSSATGFSKHQESAIISDSEGDAIDSELHMSANPPLLRRSSSLFSLSSKDDLPKPDSKEYLQFIDDNRHFSMIRNLHMADFITLLNGFSGFYSIISCLRYTLTDQTHYVQRAHFFILLGLFFDFFDGRVARLRNKSSLMGQELDSLADLISFGVSPATIAFAIGFRTTVDVLFLAFWVLCGLTRLARFNISVNNIPKDKHGKSQYFEGLPIPTNLFWVGFMALLVYKDWIHDNLPFGIILQDTSFEFHVVTIGFVLQGCAEISKSLKIPKP; encoded by the coding sequence ATGTCAGACTCCTCAGCTACTGGGTTCTCCAAGCACCAAGAATCAGCAATTATATCAGATTCAGAAGGAGATGCAATTGATTCAGAATTGCACATGAGTGCCAACCCACCTTTATTGAGAAgatcatcttcattattcTCATTATCCTCAAAAGATGACTTGCCCAAGCCTGATTCCAAAGAATATTTGCAATtcattgatgataatagaCATTTCAGTATGATTAGAAACTTACATATGGCTGACTTTATCACTTTATTAAATGGATTCAGTGGGTTTTATTCTATTATTTCATGTTTAAGATATACTTTAACTGATCAAACTCATTATGTACAAAGAGCCCATTTTTTCATATTATTGGGATTATTTTTCGATTTTTTCGATGGTAGAGTTGCAAGATTaagaaataaatcatcattaatggGACAAGAATTAGATTCATTAGCTGATTTGATATCATTTGGGGTATCTCCAGCAACAATTGCCTTTGCTATTGGATTCAGAACAACTGTCGATGTGTTGTTCTTGGCATTTTGGGTTTTATGTGGGTTAACAAGATTGGCTAGATTCAATATCTCTGTTAATAACATTCCTAAAGATAAACACGGTAAATCACAATATTTCGAAGGATTGCCCATTCCaacaaatttgttttggGTTGGATTCATGGCTTTATTGGTGTATAAAGATTGGATTCATGACAATTTACCATTTGGAATAATCTTACAAGATACTCTGTTTGAATTTCATGTGGTCACAATAGGATTTGTTTTACAAGGGTGTGCTGAAATCTCCAAATCTTTGAAAATACCTAAACCATAA